The Burkholderia cepacia genome includes a region encoding these proteins:
- the aceB gene encoding malate synthase A — translation MSTPITLPQGMAITGEIKPGYEAILTPEALALVAALHRTFEPRRQALLQARVERTKRLDAGERPDFLAETKAIREGDWKVAPLPADLQCRRVEITGPVERKMIINALNSGADSYMTDFEDSNAPSWTNQIDGQINLKDAVRRTISLEQNGKSYKLNDKVATLIVRPRGWHLDEKHVTVDGQRVSGGIFDFALFLFHNAKELLARGSGPYFYLPKMESHLEARLWNDIFVAAQEAVGVPRGTIRATVLIETILAAFEMDEILYELREHSSGLNAGRWDYIFSAIKKFKNDRGFCLAERSKITMTVPFMRAYALLLLKTCHKRNAPAIGGMSALIPIKNDPEANDKAMGGVRSDKQRDATDGYDGGWVAHPGLVPIAMEEFVKVLGDKPNQIAKQRDDVQVEGKNLLDFQPETPITEAGLRNNINVGIHYLGAWLDGNGCVPIHNLMEDAATAEISRSQVWQWIRSPKGVLDDGRKVTAELVREFSKAELDNVKRSVGGNTQPYERAAAIFEQMSTSEGFTEFLTLPLYEEI, via the coding sequence ATGAGCACCCCGATCACGCTGCCGCAAGGCATGGCGATCACCGGCGAAATCAAGCCGGGTTACGAAGCAATCCTGACGCCAGAAGCGCTCGCGCTCGTCGCGGCGCTGCACCGCACGTTCGAACCGCGCCGCCAGGCGCTGCTGCAGGCGCGCGTCGAGCGCACGAAACGGCTCGACGCAGGCGAGCGCCCCGACTTCCTGGCCGAGACGAAGGCGATCCGCGAAGGCGACTGGAAGGTCGCGCCGCTGCCGGCCGACCTGCAATGCCGCCGCGTCGAGATCACTGGCCCCGTCGAGCGCAAGATGATCATCAACGCGCTGAACTCGGGCGCCGATTCGTACATGACGGACTTCGAGGATTCGAACGCACCGAGCTGGACGAACCAGATCGACGGCCAGATCAACCTGAAGGATGCGGTGCGCCGCACGATCTCGCTCGAGCAGAACGGCAAGTCGTACAAGCTGAACGACAAGGTCGCGACGCTGATCGTGCGTCCGCGCGGCTGGCACCTCGACGAAAAGCACGTGACGGTCGACGGCCAGCGCGTGTCCGGCGGCATCTTCGATTTCGCGCTGTTCCTGTTCCACAACGCGAAGGAGCTGCTTGCGCGCGGCTCGGGCCCGTACTTCTACCTGCCGAAGATGGAAAGCCATCTCGAGGCACGGCTGTGGAACGACATCTTCGTCGCGGCGCAGGAAGCTGTCGGCGTGCCGCGCGGCACGATCCGCGCGACGGTGCTGATCGAGACGATCCTCGCCGCGTTCGAGATGGACGAGATCCTGTACGAACTGCGCGAACACAGCTCGGGCCTGAACGCGGGCCGCTGGGACTACATCTTCTCGGCGATCAAGAAGTTCAAGAACGACCGCGGCTTCTGCCTGGCCGAGCGTTCGAAGATCACGATGACGGTGCCGTTCATGCGCGCGTACGCGCTGCTGCTGCTGAAGACCTGCCACAAGCGCAACGCGCCGGCGATCGGCGGGATGAGCGCGCTGATCCCGATCAAGAACGATCCGGAAGCGAACGACAAGGCCATGGGCGGCGTGCGTTCGGACAAGCAGCGCGACGCGACCGACGGCTACGACGGCGGCTGGGTTGCGCACCCGGGCCTCGTGCCGATCGCGATGGAAGAGTTCGTCAAGGTGCTCGGCGACAAGCCGAACCAGATCGCGAAGCAGCGCGACGACGTGCAGGTCGAAGGCAAGAACCTGCTCGACTTCCAGCCTGAAACGCCGATCACCGAAGCCGGACTGCGCAACAACATCAACGTCGGCATCCATTACCTCGGTGCCTGGCTCGACGGCAACGGTTGCGTACCGATCCACAACCTGATGGAAGATGCGGCCACGGCCGAGATTTCCCGTTCGCAGGTGTGGCAATGGATCCGCTCGCCGAAGGGCGTGCTCGACGACGGCCGCAAGGTCACGGCCGAACTCGTGCGGGAATTCTCGAAGGCCGAGCTCGACAACGTGAAGCGCTCGGTCGGCGGCAACACGCAGCCTTACGAACGCGCCGCCGCGATCTTCGAGCAGATGTCGACGTCGGAAGGTTTCACCGAATTCCTGACGCTGCCGCTGTACGAGGAAATCTGA
- a CDS encoding gamma-glutamylcyclotransferase family protein, translating into MRYVFVYGTLRNGEANDIGHAAARHGIAAPTLLGAAALPGELYDFGTYPGMIAGAAGKSLVWGDVYEVDDLLVPVLDEIERVYPGVDSLFKPEDVTVELGGRQYTCLYYPVAAHAVSDKPRIASGDWVQHRREREAV; encoded by the coding sequence ATGCGTTACGTATTCGTCTACGGCACCTTGAGAAACGGGGAGGCCAACGACATCGGCCACGCGGCCGCCAGGCACGGAATTGCCGCGCCGACGCTGCTCGGCGCCGCCGCGCTGCCGGGAGAACTGTACGATTTCGGCACGTATCCGGGGATGATTGCCGGGGCGGCCGGCAAGTCGCTGGTCTGGGGGGACGTCTACGAAGTCGACGACCTGCTCGTTCCCGTACTCGACGAGATCGAGCGCGTCTATCCGGGTGTCGACTCGCTGTTCAAGCCGGAAGACGTGACCGTCGAACTCGGCGGCCGGCAGTACACGTGCCTTTACTATCCGGTCGCCGCGCATGCGGTGTCGGACAAGCCGCGCATTGCGTCGGGCGACTGGGTCCAGCACCGGCGCGAGCGGGAAGCCGTCTGA
- the rraA gene encoding ribonuclease E activity regulator RraA translates to MTTFATTDLCDAHEDRLAAGALRVLEPALRPYGGAARFAGPAATLKLFEDNTLVRAALEQDGAGRVLVVDGGGSRRCALVGGNLGALAEKNHRPGIVVYRCVRDSAELRACNVGVLALATHPRKSDKRGAGERDVPVTVLGTRIAPGEWIYADEDGVLVSATPLT, encoded by the coding sequence ATGACGACGTTTGCAACAACCGACCTCTGCGACGCCCACGAAGACCGGCTCGCGGCCGGCGCCCTGCGCGTGCTCGAGCCGGCGCTGCGCCCGTACGGCGGCGCGGCGCGTTTCGCGGGGCCCGCGGCGACGCTCAAGCTGTTCGAGGACAACACGCTCGTGCGCGCCGCGCTCGAACAGGACGGCGCCGGGCGCGTGCTGGTCGTCGACGGCGGCGGCAGCCGGCGTTGCGCGCTCGTCGGCGGCAACCTCGGCGCGCTCGCCGAGAAGAACCATCGGCCCGGTATCGTGGTCTATCGATGCGTGCGCGATTCGGCTGAATTGCGCGCGTGCAACGTCGGCGTGCTCGCGCTCGCGACGCATCCGCGCAAGAGCGACAAACGCGGGGCCGGCGAACGGGACGTTCCCGTCACGGTGCTCGGCACGCGAATCGCCCCCGGCGAATGGATCTACGCCGACGAGGACGGCGTGCTCGTCAGCGCGACGCCGCTGACCTGA
- a CDS encoding AraC family transcriptional regulator, producing the protein MNPSARADEPAHRDTIDIPPEFAPTAAHPMRVRARPVPAGARIPRHTHAWAQLAYASRGVLRVATTGTTWMVPPSRAIWVPPRVTHEVVIVEEAFLRTLYIDESIVPEGLDACRVVEVTGLLRELIVALDARDLSTARERLLCRLVLDELSRAEPLPLAVPMPDEKRLRVLCESVLAHPAHAESLEHWASEVGASTRTISRLFKQELGVSFSQWRQQALLARAIPLLNQGRPLSHIARELGYQSQSAFSAMFRRAFGESPRAFMLRGHAHEAAEGMTGSDGQPHGDTAEPQS; encoded by the coding sequence ATGAATCCGTCCGCCCGCGCCGACGAGCCTGCTCATCGCGACACCATCGACATTCCGCCCGAATTCGCGCCGACCGCCGCCCATCCGATGCGCGTGCGTGCGCGGCCGGTTCCCGCCGGCGCGCGCATACCGCGTCACACGCACGCGTGGGCACAGCTCGCGTACGCATCGCGCGGCGTGCTGCGCGTCGCGACGACCGGCACGACATGGATGGTGCCGCCGTCCCGTGCGATCTGGGTACCGCCGCGCGTGACGCACGAGGTCGTGATCGTCGAAGAGGCGTTCTTGCGCACGCTGTACATCGACGAGTCGATCGTGCCGGAAGGGCTTGATGCATGCCGCGTCGTCGAAGTGACGGGGCTCCTGCGCGAACTGATCGTCGCGCTCGACGCGCGCGACCTGAGCACCGCGCGCGAGCGCCTGCTGTGCAGGCTCGTGCTCGACGAGCTGAGTCGCGCCGAACCGCTGCCGCTCGCGGTGCCGATGCCCGACGAAAAACGGCTGCGCGTGCTGTGTGAATCGGTACTCGCGCATCCGGCGCATGCGGAGTCGCTCGAGCACTGGGCAAGCGAGGTCGGCGCGAGCACGCGCACGATTTCGCGGCTCTTCAAGCAGGAACTGGGAGTGAGTTTTTCGCAGTGGCGTCAGCAGGCACTGCTGGCACGGGCCATTCCGCTGCTGAACCAGGGGCGTCCGCTGTCGCATATCGCGCGCGAGCTCGGCTACCAGAGCCAGAGCGCCTTTTCGGCGATGTTCCGGCGCGCATTCGGCGAAAGCCCGCGCGCATTCATGCTGCGCGGCCACGCGCACGAGGCCGCGGAAGGCATGACGGGAAGCGACGGACAACCGCACGGCGACACGGCGGAGCCCCAATCGTGA
- a CDS encoding GNAT family N-acetyltransferase — MLDPTDLRLLYQLRPAEAGDFPFAEALTHGNMGGYYKRHGLVWRSDLFYASWRESENFILEADGERIGVLRVTEEADSLHIRDVQIAAGHRGQGAGTYMLDMSHRWARARGLHELQLRVFVDNPAARLYLRMGYQVAGSRLAQLGSIRHMVRPV, encoded by the coding sequence ATGCTCGATCCGACCGATCTGCGACTCCTGTATCAGCTCCGGCCCGCGGAGGCCGGCGATTTTCCGTTTGCCGAAGCGCTGACGCACGGCAACATGGGCGGCTATTACAAGCGCCATGGGCTCGTGTGGCGCAGCGACCTGTTCTACGCGAGCTGGCGCGAATCCGAGAACTTCATCCTCGAGGCCGACGGCGAGCGCATCGGCGTGCTGCGCGTGACGGAGGAGGCCGACTCGCTGCACATCCGCGACGTACAGATCGCGGCCGGTCATCGCGGGCAGGGCGCCGGCACCTACATGCTCGACATGTCGCACCGCTGGGCGCGTGCGCGCGGGCTGCACGAACTGCAATTGCGCGTGTTCGTCGACAATCCGGCCGCGCGTCTTTATTTGCGCATGGGCTATCAGGTTGCCGGGTCGCGGCTCGCGCAACTTGGCTCGATCCGCCACATGGTACGGCCGGTCTGA